From a single Bacillus sp. NEB1478 genomic region:
- a CDS encoding acetamidase/formamidase family protein: protein MTIYDIHPERRSLHGSFSREFEPVFSIDSGDTVRFSTLDAGWGLEAFSINKTRKKFEPRDRSRDSGHALCGPIEIRGAKPGMTLEITINEIKTGTWGWNSAGGFPHAVNKNLGIAEGEEYHLNWKLDREKMIGTSDKGHKVALSPFMGIMGMPPDEPGIHPTYPPRFCGGNIDCKELTVGSTLYLPIPVAGGLFSVGDGHAVQGDGEVGCPALECPMDLVDLTLSVREDLHLKMPRAKTPTAWITMGFHEDLNEATVIALEGMLDLMKELYGYERKEALALASLVVDLRITQIVNGVQGVHAMLPHGAIS from the coding sequence ATGACTATATATGATATCCACCCTGAGAGAAGAAGCTTACATGGATCTTTCTCCCGTGAATTTGAACCTGTATTCTCAATTGACTCTGGGGACACTGTCCGTTTCAGTACACTTGATGCCGGATGGGGTCTAGAGGCTTTTTCAATTAATAAGACCCGGAAAAAGTTTGAACCAAGAGATCGCTCCCGTGATAGCGGACATGCATTATGTGGACCTATCGAAATTCGAGGAGCAAAACCTGGTATGACACTAGAGATAACAATCAACGAGATCAAAACAGGGACTTGGGGCTGGAACAGTGCAGGCGGTTTCCCTCATGCCGTCAATAAGAACCTTGGGATTGCAGAAGGCGAAGAGTATCATCTCAATTGGAAATTAGATAGAGAGAAGATGATTGGAACCAGTGACAAAGGGCATAAAGTGGCATTAAGTCCGTTCATGGGGATCATGGGCATGCCTCCTGACGAACCTGGTATACATCCTACATATCCCCCGCGTTTCTGTGGAGGAAACATAGATTGTAAAGAGTTAACTGTGGGGAGTACACTGTATCTTCCTATTCCAGTAGCTGGTGGACTTTTTTCAGTTGGAGATGGACATGCTGTACAAGGTGATGGAGAAGTAGGGTGCCCAGCTTTAGAATGCCCCATGGACTTGGTGGACCTTACATTATCCGTTCGAGAAGATCTTCATCTCAAGATGCCGCGGGCAAAAACACCAACAGCTTGGATCACCATGGGTTTTCATGAAGATTTGAACGAAGCAACGGTTATCGCATTAGAAGGTATGTTAGACCTTATGAAGGAATTGTACGGATATGAACGCAAAGAAGCTCTTGCTCTAGCTAGTCTGGTAGTAGATTTAAGGATTACCCAGATTGTAAACGGTGTGCAAGGCGTTCATGCAATGCTTCCACATGGGGCTATAAGTTAA
- a CDS encoding aldo/keto reductase has translation MKKIRLGTSDLQAGEISLGCMRMADLSKQDARHVIENAMELGVNLFDHADIYGGGKSEEVFADAIDMNPSVREKMLIQTKCGIRKGFFDFSKEHILSSVDESLERLKTDYIDIFLLHRPDTLMNPEEVAEAFTRLKENGKVRYFGVSNQNPMQIELLKKYMKEDLIINQLQFSLMHTPLVDAGLNVNMQHDPSIVRDSSVLEYSRLNDMTIQAWSPFQYGMINGPFIGNNEKFPEVNAKLQEMAEKKGVTDSAIAIAWILRHPAKFQPVVGTMNPGRLSDIAQASHVEITREEWYELYRSAGNTLP, from the coding sequence TTGAAAAAAATCAGATTAGGTACAAGTGATTTGCAAGCAGGTGAAATTTCACTCGGCTGCATGCGTATGGCTGATCTTTCTAAACAAGATGCAAGACACGTAATTGAAAATGCTATGGAACTTGGAGTAAACTTGTTCGATCACGCTGACATTTATGGCGGCGGAAAATCAGAGGAAGTTTTTGCAGACGCGATCGATATGAATCCTTCTGTTCGTGAAAAAATGCTGATTCAAACAAAATGCGGAATTCGTAAAGGTTTCTTTGATTTTTCAAAAGAGCATATTCTTAGTTCGGTTGATGAGAGTCTCGAACGACTAAAAACCGATTACATTGATATTTTCCTTCTTCACCGTCCAGATACTTTGATGAATCCTGAAGAAGTGGCAGAAGCTTTCACAAGGTTGAAGGAAAACGGGAAGGTCCGCTATTTTGGTGTAAGTAACCAAAACCCGATGCAAATTGAACTACTAAAGAAGTATATGAAGGAAGATTTGATCATCAATCAGCTGCAATTCAGTCTTATGCACACGCCATTGGTTGATGCTGGTCTCAATGTGAATATGCAGCACGATCCGTCGATTGTTCGAGACAGCAGTGTACTCGAATATAGCCGCTTAAATGATATGACGATCCAGGCTTGGTCTCCTTTCCAATATGGAATGATCAATGGCCCGTTTATTGGCAACAATGAGAAATTCCCAGAAGTGAACGCGAAGCTTCAGGAAATGGCAGAAAAGAAAGGTGTCACGGATTCTGCGATTGCAATCGCTTGGATTTTGCGCCACCCTGCAAAGTTCCAGCCGGTTGTCGGAACGATGAATCCTGGTCGATTGAGTGATATTGCGCAAGCATCTCACGTTGAAATAACAAGAGAAGAATGGTATGAGCTATACCGTTCAGCGGGAAATACACTGCCATAA
- a CDS encoding TrmB family transcriptional regulator, giving the protein MLQKFGFSQYESQVFEVLASSEEPMDATNIVKYSGVPKSKIYEVLSRMIEKGMVLDSVSEKKKLYTALPLSIVIEKLTSEFQENVQQLKTNTNKRKFYDEHVWSLKVDSSIRAQTKQLLEGAKESIRISAWKNDINEILPLLQEKEDQGVDVEVLVVGELGSKLSNVHTLIPAQEHHSLERFRLVVVDEEEVIFAGVENESWQALKTKSRPFIKVFIEFFYHDVALAKINEKHSELLMNDEEIRSVLMKLRY; this is encoded by the coding sequence ATGTTACAAAAATTCGGATTTTCACAATATGAGAGTCAGGTTTTTGAAGTCCTTGCATCAAGTGAGGAACCAATGGATGCTACGAACATTGTAAAATATTCGGGTGTCCCGAAATCAAAAATTTACGAGGTTCTCTCCCGCATGATTGAAAAAGGTATGGTTCTTGATTCAGTTTCGGAAAAGAAAAAGCTGTATACTGCACTGCCATTATCGATTGTGATCGAAAAGCTTACGTCCGAATTTCAAGAAAACGTCCAACAGTTAAAAACGAACACAAACAAAAGGAAGTTCTATGATGAACACGTCTGGAGCCTAAAAGTAGATTCATCGATTCGTGCACAAACAAAGCAACTTCTGGAAGGCGCGAAGGAATCGATTCGTATTTCAGCATGGAAAAACGATATCAATGAAATTTTGCCTCTTCTACAAGAAAAAGAAGATCAGGGAGTAGACGTAGAAGTTTTGGTTGTAGGGGAGCTAGGATCAAAACTTTCGAATGTACACACACTTATTCCAGCACAAGAGCATCATTCCTTAGAGCGATTTCGGTTAGTCGTCGTTGATGAGGAAGAAGTCATTTTTGCAGGTGTGGAAAACGAAAGCTGGCAAGCTTTAAAAACAAAATCCCGGCCGTTTATCAAAGTGTTCATCGAGTTCTTTTATCATGATGTGGCTCTTGCCAAAATTAATGAAAAACATTCAGAACTATTGATGAATGATGAAGAGATCAGAAGTGTTCTAATGAAATTAAGGTATTAA
- the deoD gene encoding purine-nucleoside phosphorylase has translation MSIHIGAKQGEIAESILLPGDPLRAKYIAETFLEDVTCYNEVRGMLGFTGTYKGKRVSVQGTGMGIPSIGIYVNELIREYGVKNLIRVGTCGAIQQDVKVRDVILAMTASTDSRMNHLAFPGIDFAPCANFDLLKKAYEAGTEKGLKIKAGNVLTADLFYRESMDIVKKLAENGVLAVEMETTALYTIAAKYGVNALSILTVSDHIFTGEETTSEERQTTFNDMIEMALEVVSSEEK, from the coding sequence ATGAGTATTCATATTGGTGCAAAACAAGGTGAAATTGCAGAAAGTATCCTATTACCAGGTGACCCGCTTCGTGCAAAGTATATCGCTGAAACGTTTTTAGAAGACGTAACATGCTATAACGAAGTTCGCGGAATGCTTGGATTCACTGGTACGTACAAAGGAAAACGCGTATCCGTTCAAGGGACAGGCATGGGTATCCCTTCAATCGGTATCTATGTGAACGAACTGATCCGTGAATATGGTGTAAAAAACTTGATCCGTGTTGGGACATGCGGCGCGATTCAGCAAGACGTAAAAGTTCGCGACGTAATCCTGGCGATGACAGCTTCTACAGATTCTAGAATGAACCACTTAGCCTTCCCTGGCATCGACTTTGCTCCTTGCGCCAACTTCGATCTATTGAAAAAAGCGTATGAAGCAGGAACGGAAAAAGGGTTAAAAATAAAAGCTGGTAACGTCTTGACTGCTGACCTGTTCTATCGCGAAAGCATGGATATCGTGAAAAAATTAGCGGAAAACGGCGTACTTGCGGTAGAAATGGAAACAACAGCATTGTACACCATCGCAGCAAAATACGGTGTGAACGCACTATCCATCCTTACAGTAAGTGATCACATCTTTACAGGTGAGGAAACAACTTCAGAAGAACGCCAAACAACATTCAATGACATGATTGAAATGGCGCTGGAAGTAGTAAGTTCAGAGGAAAAATAA
- a CDS encoding MFS transporter, translated as MNKRVYLLTIVSFVVGMVELIIGGILDLIAEDLDVSLGKAGFLITVFSLVFAIAAPILLTVTSRIERKRLTLLALFVFLIGNALVIVSPTYSMLLIARILSAASGSLLVVLCVTIASNIVDEKYRARAIGVVFMGISASLVLGIPIGLMLGNAFGWRAPFILITVLTVFSILGVYLFMGQLDPKPSIPIFQQLRTLKKRKVLFAQLTSFLFLAGHLTLYGYLTPFLKMTLGLNGTWVSIVYLIFGAAAVFGGGFGGMLADRFGTKPTIISIIIVFGFSIFMIPYTTFAFPLFLVVMIIWSMLSWAITPAMQSYLIESAPETSDIQQSLNNSALHFGIAFGSMIGGIVIENASVEMNATVGGMLIILALGTAVLSMGKKEDSSHRAYTIS; from the coding sequence GTGAACAAACGTGTGTATTTATTGACAATCGTTTCGTTTGTTGTCGGAATGGTTGAATTAATCATAGGTGGGATTCTGGATCTTATTGCAGAGGATCTTGACGTTAGTCTTGGAAAAGCAGGATTTCTCATTACAGTATTCTCACTCGTGTTCGCCATTGCGGCTCCCATTTTGCTGACCGTTACATCACGAATTGAACGAAAACGCTTAACCCTTCTTGCTTTATTCGTATTTTTAATAGGAAACGCGTTGGTTATCGTGAGTCCAACTTATTCGATGTTATTGATCGCTCGGATCTTATCAGCAGCAAGCGGATCGTTGCTCGTTGTTTTGTGTGTGACAATCGCGTCAAATATTGTAGATGAAAAATATCGTGCCCGTGCAATCGGCGTGGTATTTATGGGAATCAGTGCTTCACTCGTGCTCGGAATTCCGATCGGATTGATGCTTGGAAATGCTTTCGGCTGGCGCGCTCCATTCATTTTAATCACGGTATTAACCGTTTTCTCGATACTCGGCGTTTATTTATTTATGGGACAGCTTGATCCAAAGCCTTCAATCCCCATCTTCCAGCAACTTCGCACGCTAAAAAAACGAAAAGTATTATTTGCTCAACTGACTTCTTTTCTTTTCCTTGCTGGTCATCTTACTTTATATGGCTACTTAACGCCATTTTTAAAAATGACGCTTGGACTTAACGGGACATGGGTCAGTATCGTATACTTAATATTCGGCGCTGCGGCCGTATTTGGCGGTGGATTCGGTGGAATGCTGGCTGATCGATTCGGCACGAAGCCTACCATTATTTCGATCATTATCGTTTTTGGCTTTTCAATCTTTATGATTCCATATACAACTTTTGCTTTTCCGCTATTTTTAGTGGTTATGATCATTTGGAGCATGCTTAGCTGGGCGATCACACCTGCTATGCAGAGCTATCTCATCGAGTCTGCTCCTGAAACTTCCGATATACAGCAAAGCTTGAACAATTCTGCGCTCCACTTCGGCATTGCTTTCGGCTCCATGATCGGAGGAATCGTGATTGAAAATGCATCTGTAGAAATGAATGCAACTGTAGGTGGTATGCTAATCATACTTGCTCTAGGCACAGCTGTACTTTCAATGGGCAAAAAAGAGGATTCATCGCATCGTGCATATACCATTAGCTAG
- a CDS encoding electron transfer flavoprotein subunit beta/FixA family protein, translating to MLHIVACIKQVPDTKIIKMNPKTNTMDRASAPAILNPYDAHAVEEAVRLKNRYGGMVSVLTMGPPPAVKAIKKCIEIGADEGYMISDRAFAGADTLATSYALTKAIEKISKIKPVDLIICGKMTIDGDTGQVGPGIARRLDMPPLTSVNKVKEINKEEGYAIVHRKLEDGYEVIQSTMPCLMSVEKEINEVPYSSMANMLKAARYQPIIWAVADLEDVDRPQLGLKGSPTIVSKVWAPTKPSGGTMLEGDSAKQAEQLLNILLEKKELFTAKGGDKS from the coding sequence ATGCTTCACATTGTGGCTTGTATTAAGCAGGTGCCAGACACGAAAATCATCAAGATGAACCCGAAGACGAATACGATGGACCGTGCGAGTGCGCCTGCTATTTTGAATCCTTATGACGCACATGCTGTAGAAGAAGCGGTGCGTTTGAAAAATCGATACGGAGGGATGGTCTCGGTTTTAACGATGGGGCCGCCGCCAGCTGTAAAAGCGATTAAAAAATGCATCGAGATCGGAGCAGACGAGGGATACATGATTTCAGACCGGGCTTTTGCCGGAGCGGACACGCTTGCTACGAGTTATGCGCTCACAAAAGCGATTGAAAAGATTTCGAAAATAAAGCCGGTTGACCTGATCATATGTGGAAAGATGACAATTGACGGTGATACCGGACAAGTTGGTCCCGGAATCGCACGCCGGTTAGATATGCCGCCCTTAACATCCGTCAACAAAGTAAAAGAGATTAATAAAGAAGAAGGATACGCTATCGTCCACCGGAAGCTCGAAGACGGTTATGAAGTGATCCAATCGACGATGCCATGCTTGATGTCGGTGGAAAAAGAGATCAACGAAGTGCCGTATTCATCGATGGCAAATATGCTGAAGGCGGCAAGGTATCAGCCGATTATTTGGGCAGTTGCTGATTTGGAAGACGTAGATCGTCCGCAGTTGGGGCTGAAAGGATCGCCAACGATTGTTTCCAAAGTGTGGGCACCAACGAAACCGAGTGGAGGAACGATGCTGGAAGGCGATTCGGCTAAACAAGCAGAGCAGCTGCTGAATATTTTGCTTGAGAAAAAAGAACTTTTTACTGCTAAGGGAGGGGACAAAAGTTGA